One window from the genome of Hyphomonas neptunium ATCC 15444 encodes:
- a CDS encoding ATP-binding protein, with translation MLIERERELDQLTALIALAGRGQGTVALVCGEAGIGKTSLIRGLFGRVPRGWRAATGGCDALYTPRPLGPLRDMAGILGPEVRALLEKGDRQQLFAAVLDAISRANSPLLMIWEDVHWADHATLDLLRYLGRRISFLPLLLVLTYRDDEIGEQHPLARVLDELPGPARELVPLRRLSPKAVSALARKASLPGDWLYQKTAGNPFQVTEMLAAGQGSEETLPASIREAVTVRQGRLAGGARELLELISVIPAAVPAGLVMELGGEEAVAVADDLTASGILQVSTAGDLRFRHEIARVATLERVPAKVRRAHHARILEALRALGPDAPLDQMVHHAAGALDGAAVLAIAPEAADRAAASGAHREAAGHLGTALRFVEEAEAETAALLHERWAYESALAARIDDEVLDARRHAITLWRVLGRQDKVGENLRWLSRMHWYRGEAPEAARLSDQAISVLESIPPSAEQAMAYSLRSQLHMLNDQMEAAVYWGERALALEADFPRADLRAHALNNIGTALVFRGRSEGVAMLEESLEISLAGNLHEHAARAYTNLAEYAVEFRQFDLAEKTIANGIAFDIDHDLDAWTFYLSGRLALLRMEQGRLKDAVTMARAVTEREKLTLVVRLPALLVQARAAMRLGAPEAPRLMEQAYADAMATDELQHIVPARLTLIEHAWLSGNRALAGEHLDALLALADGDRHPWNIGERAVWARRMGREIPLLDMVALPEPLRLELAGEIEPAAQAWRALGMPYAAALVCVQSDDVDLLSQAVHELQAMGAEAAAAYARRRASELGVTRRLPRPRRGTYSAAREHPLGLTRREQDVLRLIVKGCSNREISEELGRSPRTVEHHVSAVLSKLNAQNRMAVMLRVQNDPWLLGTP, from the coding sequence GTGCTGATTGAGCGGGAACGGGAACTTGACCAGCTGACCGCGCTGATTGCCCTGGCCGGGCGGGGGCAGGGCACGGTCGCGCTGGTGTGCGGGGAAGCGGGCATTGGCAAGACATCGCTGATCCGCGGCCTGTTCGGCAGGGTGCCGCGCGGTTGGCGCGCCGCGACCGGTGGCTGCGACGCGCTTTATACGCCCCGGCCGCTCGGCCCGCTGCGGGATATGGCGGGCATATTGGGGCCGGAGGTGCGCGCCCTTCTGGAGAAGGGAGACCGCCAGCAGCTGTTTGCCGCCGTTCTGGACGCGATCAGCCGCGCCAACAGCCCCCTCCTGATGATCTGGGAGGACGTGCACTGGGCCGATCACGCCACGCTCGACCTGCTGCGCTATCTGGGGCGGCGCATTTCGTTTCTGCCGCTGCTGCTGGTGCTGACCTACCGGGATGATGAAATTGGCGAGCAGCATCCTCTGGCCCGCGTGCTGGACGAGTTGCCGGGACCGGCGCGCGAGCTTGTGCCGCTGCGGCGGCTGTCTCCCAAGGCGGTCAGCGCGCTGGCACGCAAGGCAAGCCTGCCGGGCGATTGGCTGTATCAGAAAACCGCCGGTAACCCCTTTCAGGTGACCGAGATGCTGGCCGCCGGGCAGGGCAGCGAGGAGACCCTGCCTGCCTCGATCCGGGAGGCGGTCACCGTCCGCCAGGGCCGGCTTGCCGGGGGCGCGCGCGAGCTTCTGGAGCTTATCAGTGTCATCCCTGCTGCGGTGCCTGCGGGGCTCGTCATGGAGCTGGGCGGCGAGGAAGCGGTCGCGGTGGCCGATGACCTGACCGCCAGCGGTATTCTTCAGGTATCGACGGCGGGCGACCTGCGGTTCCGGCACGAGATCGCGCGGGTCGCCACGTTGGAGCGGGTTCCTGCCAAGGTGCGCCGCGCCCATCATGCCCGCATTCTGGAGGCGCTGCGCGCACTTGGGCCCGACGCGCCGCTTGACCAGATGGTGCATCACGCGGCCGGGGCGCTCGATGGCGCGGCGGTTCTGGCCATCGCGCCGGAAGCGGCAGACCGCGCAGCCGCCAGCGGCGCGCACCGGGAAGCGGCGGGTCATCTGGGTACGGCGCTTCGCTTTGTGGAGGAGGCAGAGGCGGAAACCGCCGCCCTTCTGCATGAGCGCTGGGCGTATGAGAGCGCGCTGGCGGCGCGGATTGATGACGAGGTGCTCGATGCCCGCCGCCATGCGATCACGCTCTGGCGGGTGCTGGGGCGTCAGGACAAGGTGGGCGAGAATCTCCGCTGGCTCTCGCGTATGCACTGGTATCGCGGCGAAGCGCCCGAGGCGGCCCGGTTGTCGGATCAGGCGATCAGCGTTCTGGAAAGCATTCCGCCCTCGGCCGAGCAGGCGATGGCCTATTCGCTGCGCTCGCAGCTCCACATGCTGAATGACCAGATGGAGGCGGCGGTCTATTGGGGAGAGCGGGCGCTGGCGCTGGAGGCCGATTTTCCGCGGGCGGACCTGCGCGCCCATGCGCTCAACAATATCGGGACCGCGCTGGTCTTCCGGGGGCGCAGCGAAGGCGTCGCGATGCTGGAAGAAAGCCTGGAGATTTCGCTGGCCGGCAACCTGCATGAACATGCCGCGCGCGCCTATACCAACCTTGCCGAATATGCGGTGGAGTTCCGCCAGTTTGATCTGGCCGAGAAGACCATCGCCAACGGCATTGCCTTTGACATCGACCACGACCTGGACGCCTGGACCTTCTATCTTTCGGGCCGGCTTGCCCTGTTGCGGATGGAGCAGGGGCGCCTGAAAGATGCCGTGACGATGGCGCGCGCGGTGACCGAGCGCGAGAAGCTGACACTGGTTGTGCGCCTGCCGGCCTTGCTCGTTCAGGCGCGCGCCGCGATGCGTCTGGGCGCGCCGGAAGCCCCGCGCCTGATGGAGCAGGCCTACGCCGATGCGATGGCCACGGACGAGTTGCAGCATATCGTGCCCGCACGCCTCACCCTGATCGAGCATGCCTGGCTGTCAGGCAACCGGGCGCTGGCGGGCGAGCATCTCGATGCCCTTCTTGCCTTGGCCGATGGTGACCGCCACCCCTGGAACATCGGGGAGCGCGCCGTATGGGCCCGAAGGATGGGGCGGGAGATACCGCTTCTGGATATGGTCGCTCTGCCGGAGCCTCTGAGGCTTGAGCTTGCCGGAGAGATCGAGCCGGCTGCGCAGGCCTGGCGCGCGCTGGGTATGCCCTATGCCGCCGCGCTGGTCTGTGTGCAGAGTGATGATGTCGACCTGTTGAGCCAGGCGGTGCATGAGTTGCAGGCGATGGGCGCTGAGGCCGCCGCCGCCTATGCCCGCCGCCGTGCGTCAGAGCTTGGCGTCACACGCCGCCTTCCACGCCCGCGCCGAGGCACCTACAGCGCGGCGCGTGAACACCCTCTGGGGCTGACCCGCCGCGAACAGGATGTGCTGCGCCTCATCGTCAAGGGCTGTTCAAACCGCGAGATTTCCGAAGAACTCGGCCGCTCGCCGCGCACGGTGGAGCATCACGTCTCGGCCGTGCTTTCAAAACTCAACGCGCAGAACCGGATGGCCGTCATGCTGCGTGTGCAGAACGATCCGTGGCTGCTGGGTACCCCCTGA
- a CDS encoding lipase family protein, translating into MTEDARPGQLIKSQAYKRGLPEGASARRILYTTTLSGGVPATASAIVMWKGLETDPGPRRMVAWAHGTLGTAPGCGASLQADPFADVPGLSALLDEGWVYVATDYAGLTTAGPHPYLIGDGEARSVLDAARAAHDLPELTLSLETVIWGYSQGGHAALWSAILARGYAPELQIRGIATLAPAADIPAIVAQFEAGAAGRLFSSFMARAYADTYPDLYFSGIVQPGARWQANEISKRCLSGRSAPAAVLLANRFSGGSIFRGGDTGTRFRKRLAENIPTRPFGAPVLILQGRRDDVVSAKVQAGYARDRCAAGEAIDYQVFDALDHVSITGPDAPTVPVLIKWTQARFAGTPAPIICPK; encoded by the coding sequence GTGACCGAAGACGCGCGGCCAGGGCAGCTGATAAAATCGCAGGCCTACAAGCGCGGCCTGCCGGAAGGCGCCAGTGCGCGCCGCATCCTTTACACAACAACGCTGAGCGGCGGCGTGCCCGCCACGGCGAGCGCTATTGTCATGTGGAAGGGCCTTGAAACAGATCCCGGCCCCCGCCGGATGGTAGCCTGGGCGCATGGCACGCTTGGAACAGCGCCCGGCTGTGGCGCCTCCCTGCAGGCCGATCCCTTTGCTGATGTGCCCGGCCTTTCTGCGTTGCTGGACGAAGGTTGGGTCTATGTCGCCACCGACTATGCCGGGCTGACGACCGCCGGCCCCCACCCCTATCTGATCGGCGACGGGGAAGCGCGCTCGGTGCTGGACGCCGCGCGCGCCGCGCATGATCTTCCCGAACTGACACTGTCCCTGGAGACCGTCATCTGGGGGTATTCCCAGGGCGGGCATGCCGCGCTCTGGAGCGCCATTCTGGCGCGGGGCTACGCGCCGGAACTACAGATCCGCGGCATTGCCACGCTTGCTCCGGCAGCGGACATTCCCGCCATCGTGGCGCAGTTTGAGGCTGGCGCAGCAGGCCGTCTGTTTTCGTCCTTCATGGCGCGGGCCTATGCCGACACCTATCCCGATCTTTATTTCTCAGGGATCGTGCAGCCGGGCGCACGCTGGCAGGCAAATGAGATTTCCAAACGCTGCCTCTCTGGCCGAAGCGCCCCGGCGGCGGTTCTTCTGGCTAACCGGTTTTCCGGCGGATCGATCTTCCGCGGCGGCGATACCGGCACCCGGTTCCGCAAGCGGCTTGCGGAGAATATCCCCACCCGGCCCTTCGGCGCGCCGGTGCTGATCCTGCAGGGGCGGCGCGACGATGTCGTCAGCGCCAAGGTGCAGGCCGGATATGCCCGCGACCGCTGCGCCGCAGGGGAGGCCATCGACTATCAGGTTTTTGACGCGCTGGACCATGTGTCCATCACCGGGCCAGACGCGCCCACCGTGCCGGTGCTGATAAAATGGACGCAGGCCCGCTTTGCCGGAACACCGGCGCCGATCATCTGCCCGAAATGA